A genomic segment from Danio aesculapii chromosome 17, fDanAes4.1, whole genome shotgun sequence encodes:
- the pank1a gene encoding pantothenate kinase 1a isoform X2 has protein sequence MKLKCSWKPAFPWFGMDIGGTLVKLVYFEPKDITAEEEQEEVENLKSIRRYLTSNTAYGKTGIRDVHLELRNLTICGRTGNLHFIRFPTAAMHRFIQMGRDKHFSSLHTTLCATGGGAYKFENDFRTMADLELLKLDELDCLIQGLLYIDSVGFNGHPECYYFENPSDTQNCIKRPCRLDNLFPMLLVNIGSGVSILAVNSKDNYKRVTGTSLGGGTFLGLCCLLTGCETFEEALEMASKGDSTNVDKLVKDIYGGDYQRFGLQGSAVASSFGHMMSKEKRDSISKEDLARATLVTITNNIGSIARMCAVNEKIERVVFVGNFLRINTVSTKLLAYAMDFWSKGQLRALFLEHEGYFGAVGAFLELLKSSEDA, from the exons ATGAAGTTGAAGTGTTCATGGAAGCCAG CATTTCCATGGTTTGGAATGGACATCGGTGGTACTTTAGTAAAGCTTGTATACTTTGAGCCGAAAGACATCACTGCAGAGGAGGAGCAAGAGGAGGTGGAGAATCTGAAGAGCATACGCAGGTACCTCACCTCCAACACAGCCTATGGTAAAACTGGCATCCGCGACGTGCACCTGGAGCTGCGCAACCTGACCATCTGTGGTCGCACTGGGAACCTGCACTTCATCCGCTTTCCCACTGCCGCCATGCACAGATTCATCCAGATGGGCAGAGATAAGCACTTCTCCAGCTTGCACACCACACTCTGTGCCACCGGTGGCGGAGCATACAAGTTTGAGAATGACTTCAGGACG ATGGCAGACTTGGAGCTGCTGAAGTTGGATGAGCTGGACTGTCTGATCCAGGGCCTGCTGTACATCGACTCTGTGGGTTTTAATGGTCATCCTGAATGCTACTACTTTGAAAACCCATCTGATACACAGAACTGCATCAAGAGACCCTGCCGTCTTGACAACCTTTTCCCCATGTTGCTGGTCAACATTGGCTCAGGCGTCAGCATTTTGGCTGTGAACTCCAAGGACAACTACAAGCGTGTGACAGGCACCAG TCTTGGCGGTGGGACTTTTTTGGGTCTCTGTTGCCTGCTGACGGGTTGTGAGACGTTTGAAGAGGCCCTTGAGATGGCCAGTAAAGGGGACAGCACTAATGTGGATAAACTGGTGAAGGACATCTATGGTGGCGACTACCAGCGCTTCGGCCTACAGGGCTCTGCAGTGGCTTCAAG ttttggtCACATGATGAGCAAAGAGAAGAGGGACAGCATTTCTAAAGAGGATTTGGCCCGAGCAACACTGGTCACCATCACTAACAACATCGGCTCCATCGCACGCATGTGTGCCGTCAATGAG AAAATTGAACGGGTTGTTTTTGTTGGGAATTTTCTGCGTATAAACACAGTGTCAACAAAGCTCCTTGCCTATGCTATGGACTTCTGGTCCAAGGGCCAGCTGAGGGCCCTCTTCCTGGAACATGAG
- the pank1a gene encoding pantothenate kinase 1a isoform X1, translating into MDKAKSVMDQKGSSPCYQNGMHKPIRRQLSNGSCSPYSPTDDNYHHLHHDPQINGSPAKRCRLRMRLESARKNRPPFPWFGMDIGGTLVKLVYFEPKDITAEEEQEEVENLKSIRRYLTSNTAYGKTGIRDVHLELRNLTICGRTGNLHFIRFPTAAMHRFIQMGRDKHFSSLHTTLCATGGGAYKFENDFRTMADLELLKLDELDCLIQGLLYIDSVGFNGHPECYYFENPSDTQNCIKRPCRLDNLFPMLLVNIGSGVSILAVNSKDNYKRVTGTSLGGGTFLGLCCLLTGCETFEEALEMASKGDSTNVDKLVKDIYGGDYQRFGLQGSAVASSFGHMMSKEKRDSISKEDLARATLVTITNNIGSIARMCAVNEKIERVVFVGNFLRINTVSTKLLAYAMDFWSKGQLRALFLEHEGYFGAVGAFLELLKSSEDA; encoded by the exons ATGGATAAGGCCAAATCAGTGATGGATCAGAAAGGATCGAGTCCTTGCTACCAAAACGGCATGCACAAGCCGATCCGGCGACAGCTGAGCAACGGGAGCTGTAGTCCGTACAGCCCGACGGACGATAATTACCACCATCTTCACCACGACCCGCAAATCAACGGGTCCCCGGCAAAGAGGTGCCGCCTGCGGATGCGATTGGAATCGGCGAGAAAAAACCGACCAC CATTTCCATGGTTTGGAATGGACATCGGTGGTACTTTAGTAAAGCTTGTATACTTTGAGCCGAAAGACATCACTGCAGAGGAGGAGCAAGAGGAGGTGGAGAATCTGAAGAGCATACGCAGGTACCTCACCTCCAACACAGCCTATGGTAAAACTGGCATCCGCGACGTGCACCTGGAGCTGCGCAACCTGACCATCTGTGGTCGCACTGGGAACCTGCACTTCATCCGCTTTCCCACTGCCGCCATGCACAGATTCATCCAGATGGGCAGAGATAAGCACTTCTCCAGCTTGCACACCACACTCTGTGCCACCGGTGGCGGAGCATACAAGTTTGAGAATGACTTCAGGACG ATGGCAGACTTGGAGCTGCTGAAGTTGGATGAGCTGGACTGTCTGATCCAGGGCCTGCTGTACATCGACTCTGTGGGTTTTAATGGTCATCCTGAATGCTACTACTTTGAAAACCCATCTGATACACAGAACTGCATCAAGAGACCCTGCCGTCTTGACAACCTTTTCCCCATGTTGCTGGTCAACATTGGCTCAGGCGTCAGCATTTTGGCTGTGAACTCCAAGGACAACTACAAGCGTGTGACAGGCACCAG TCTTGGCGGTGGGACTTTTTTGGGTCTCTGTTGCCTGCTGACGGGTTGTGAGACGTTTGAAGAGGCCCTTGAGATGGCCAGTAAAGGGGACAGCACTAATGTGGATAAACTGGTGAAGGACATCTATGGTGGCGACTACCAGCGCTTCGGCCTACAGGGCTCTGCAGTGGCTTCAAG ttttggtCACATGATGAGCAAAGAGAAGAGGGACAGCATTTCTAAAGAGGATTTGGCCCGAGCAACACTGGTCACCATCACTAACAACATCGGCTCCATCGCACGCATGTGTGCCGTCAATGAG AAAATTGAACGGGTTGTTTTTGTTGGGAATTTTCTGCGTATAAACACAGTGTCAACAAAGCTCCTTGCCTATGCTATGGACTTCTGGTCCAAGGGCCAGCTGAGGGCCCTCTTCCTGGAACATGAG
- the zgc:65997 gene encoding C-factor, whose amino-acid sequence MAAVALVQGSSRGLGLEFCRYLLLNKSPAAVIATCRNPDAAHQLSALSAQHADRLTLLRLDVNKEEDIKTAAESVKSAFGKVDLIINSSAMLHPSGKGETSLRDVSAQGVISTLTTNTVGPLVMAKYFAPLLQRGTGAFGQQPPEKDKQHSGVIVNMTARVGSIGDNALGGWYSYRMSKAALNMATRNLSIELGRGRSKIVCVSLHPGTVNTDLSRPYHRNVQKDKLFSTEYSVQYLMNIIDNLNIDKTGKAYAWDSSEIPW is encoded by the exons ATGGCTGCTGTTGCGCTCGTGCAGGGCTCGAGCAGGGGTCTGGGGCTAGAGTTTTGTCGATATCTGCTCTTAAACAAATCTCCAGCAGCCGTGATCGCAACATGCAGAAACCCGGACGCCGCACACCAACTGTCCGCTCTGAGCGCGCAGCACGCGGACAGGCTGACCTTACTGAGACTGGATGTCAACAAGGAAGAGGACATCAAGACAGCAGCTGAGAGTGTCAAATCTGCCTTCGGGAAAGTGGATTTGATTATTAATTCTTCAGCTATGCTTCATCCGTCCGGTAAAGGAGAAACAAGTTTACGAGATGTGTCTGCTCAG ggTGTCATTTCTACTTTGACCACTAATACAGTGGGGCCACTGGTGATGGCCAAGTATTTTGCCCCACTTCTTCAGAGAGGAACAGGGGCGTTTGGCCAGCAGCCTCCAGAGAAAGACAAACAGCACAGTGGCGTCATAGTGAACATGACCGCTAGAGTGGGATCTATAGGAGACAATG CTCTCGGAGGCTGGTACAGCTATAGGATGTCTAAAGCCGCCTTAAACATGGCCACCAGAAACCTGTCCATTGAGTTGGGTCGAGGACGCTCTAAAATTGTTTGTGTGTCTCTGCATCCTGGAACTGTGAATACGGATTTGTCTCGACCGTACCACCGAAATGTACAAAAGGACAAGCTGTTTAGTACAGAGTACTCTGTCCAGTACCTTATGAACATAATAGACAATCTAAATATAGACAAAACAGGGAAAGCCTATGCATGGGACAGCAGTGAAATACCTTGGTAA
- the htr7a gene encoding 5-hydroxytryptamine receptor 7, which produces MVLGDTNRTTVAQSHGETMKSLMAEERARETGANVETFNGIMISEVLVPHLFKIAHESGEVAVAAGSGSLDMKPSSSPILLEMMEVANGTRCAEQILSYGEVEKVLIGGVLTMLTLITICGNMLVVISVCFVKKLRQPSNYLIVSLALADLSVALAVMPFVSITDLIGGRWIFGKFFCNVFIAMDVMCCTASIMTLCVISIDRYLGITRPLTYPVRQNGWCMAKMVLSVWLLSASITLPPLFGWAQNVNDDRVCLISQDFGYTIYSTAVAFYIPMTVMLVMYYRIYRAAKLSAAKHTITGFPRVGQEEVEEDEVEEDGGDGAEEPTGVDCVTVAIKLQREVEECARLPRILRGVGRRCSDRRSISIFKREQKAAATLGIVVGAFTICWLPFFLLSTARPFICGTECSCIPLWVERTLLWLGYANSLINPFIYAFFNRDLRTTYRSLLSCRYRNINRRLSAAGMHEALRLVERPEVVVSG; this is translated from the exons ATGGTGCTGGGCGATACCAACAGAACTACTGTCGCGCAAAGCCACGGAGAAACTATGAAGTCCTTGATGGCTGAGGAGCGCGCGCGAGAGACAGGAGCAAATGTGGAAACCTTTAACGGCATTATGATCTCTGAGGTCCTCGTCCCTCACCTATTCAAGATTGCGCACGAGTCTGGAGAGGTGGCTGTGGCTGCGGGCTCCGGGTCCTTGGATATGAAGCCCTCCAGCTCTCCGATCCTTCTGGAGATGATGGAGGTGGCGAACGGCACGCGCTGCGCGGAGCAGATCCTCAGCTATGGAGAGGTGGAGAAGGTACTGATCGGTGGAGTGCTGACCATGCTCACACTCATCACCATCTGCGGGAACATGCTCGTGGTCATTTCCGTGTGTTTCGTGAAAAAGCTACGGCAGCCTTCTAACTATCTGATCGTGTCCCTCGCGCTCGCGGACCTCTCCGTTGCGCTCGCGGTGATGCCGTTCGTCAGCATCACGGACCTGATCGGTGGACGCTGGATTTTTGGCAAGTTCTTCTGCAACGTGTTCATAGCCATGGATGTGATGTGCTGCACCGCGTCCATCATGACTCTCTGTGTTATCAGCATTGATCG ATACCTTGGCATCACCAGACCCCTAACATACCCGGTGAGACAGAACGGCTGGTGTATGGCCAAAATGGTGCTGTCTGTGTGGCTGCTCTCTGCGTCAATCACGCTTCCACCTCTCTTCGGCTGGGCACAGAATGTCAACGATGACCGCGTGTGTCTGATCAGCCAGGACTTCGGCTACACTATTTACTCCACGGCTGTTGCATTTTACATCCCCATGACCGTCATGCTGGTCATGTATTATCGCATCTACCGTGCTGCCAAGCTCAGTGCTGCCAAACACACCATCACCGGCTTCCCTCGTGTGGGACAGGAAGAAGTAGAGGAAGATGAGGTGGAAGAGGATGGAGGAGATGGGGCAGAAGAGCCCACAGGAGTGGATTGCGTAACTGTTGCCATCAAGCTTCAGAGGGAAGTGGAAGAGTGTGCGCGTCTGCCTCGAATCCTGCGAGGAGTGGGCAGGAGGTGCTCAGACCGTAGGAGCATCTCCATTTTCAAGCGGGAACAGAAAGCCGCGGCTACTCTTGGGATTGTAGTTGGAGCATTCACCATCTGTTGGCTCCCATTCTTCCTGCTCTCCACGGCGCGGCCCTTCATCTGCGGGACAGAGTGTAGCTGCATCCCACTGTGGGTTGAGAGAACGCTGTTGTGGCTTGGCTACGCAAACTCGCTTATCAATCCCTTCATCTACGCTTTCTTCAACCGCGACCTAAGAACTACCTACCGAAGCCTCCTCAGCTGCCGATACCGCAATATTAACCGCAGACTGTCAGCCGCTGGGATGCATGAGGCCCTACGATTGGTGGAAAGACCGGAGGTGGTCGTCTCTGGGTGA